A DNA window from Flavisolibacter ginsenosidimutans contains the following coding sequences:
- a CDS encoding acetyl-CoA C-acyltransferase translates to MNKTVYIVSAVRTPMGSFGGALKDVPTPQLGAVAIKGALEKAGIRPEQVDEVLMGCVLQANLGQAPARQAAKAAGLPDKVICTTVNKVCASGMKAIAQGAQTILLGDADVVVAGGMENMSAVPFYVPSLRWGNKYGETPLVDGLQKDGLTDCYSNFAMGCAADICAAENKISREEQDAFATESYKRSQAAWNEGRFADEIVPVVIASKKGDVTVDKDEEPWNVKFDKIASLKPAFGKEGTVTAANASTMNDGAAAVVLMSKAKADELGIKPIAIILGYADAEQEPTWFTTTPSIALPKAVRKAGVEMKDIDYVELNEAFSVVGITNTKMMNLDPAKVNVNGGAVSLGHPLGCSGARIIVTLINVLKQKGGKIGAAGICNGGGGASAMVIENV, encoded by the coding sequence ATGAATAAAACCGTTTACATTGTTTCCGCTGTGCGTACGCCAATGGGTTCTTTTGGCGGCGCATTAAAAGATGTACCCACACCGCAATTAGGCGCTGTAGCCATTAAAGGCGCCCTTGAAAAGGCGGGTATTAGACCCGAACAAGTTGATGAAGTGCTGATGGGTTGTGTATTGCAAGCAAATCTTGGACAAGCGCCTGCACGCCAGGCAGCCAAGGCCGCCGGACTTCCCGACAAGGTCATTTGCACCACCGTTAATAAAGTTTGTGCAAGCGGCATGAAAGCAATAGCACAAGGCGCACAAACTATTTTACTGGGCGATGCTGATGTTGTTGTCGCCGGCGGAATGGAGAACATGAGCGCTGTGCCGTTTTATGTTCCAAGTCTTCGTTGGGGAAACAAATACGGCGAAACACCGCTGGTGGATGGTTTGCAGAAGGATGGCCTCACCGATTGTTACAGCAATTTTGCGATGGGCTGCGCCGCAGATATTTGTGCAGCCGAAAACAAAATCAGTCGCGAAGAACAAGATGCCTTTGCCACTGAAAGTTACAAGCGAAGCCAGGCCGCATGGAACGAAGGCCGCTTTGCCGATGAAATTGTTCCCGTCGTCATTGCTTCAAAAAAAGGCGATGTAACAGTTGATAAAGACGAAGAACCATGGAATGTGAAGTTTGATAAAATTGCATCGCTGAAGCCGGCATTTGGAAAAGAAGGAACGGTTACAGCCGCCAACGCCAGCACTATGAACGACGGCGCTGCAGCCGTGGTTTTAATGAGCAAGGCAAAAGCAGATGAATTGGGCATTAAGCCCATCGCCATCATTCTGGGTTATGCCGATGCTGAACAAGAACCAACCTGGTTTACAACGACGCCAAGTATCGCGCTGCCGAAAGCGGTAAGAAAGGCAGGTGTGGAAATGAAAGATATTGATTACGTTGAACTGAACGAGGCCTTTAGCGTTGTAGGCATCACAAACACAAAAATGATGAACCTTGATCCGGCCAAAGTAAATGTGAACGGTGGAGCGGTTTCGTTGGGCCATCCGCTCGGTTGCAGCGGTGCGAGGATCATTGTTACATTGATAAACGTACTCAAACAAAAAGGCGGAAAGATAGGAGCGGCAGGCATTTGCAACGGCGGCGGTGGTGCCAGTGCAATGGTGATAGAAAATGTTTAA
- a CDS encoding cupin domain-containing protein — MSFIQIEDLPSKEIVKGYHARTVHTGTMSFVYWTVEAGYGIPEHSHPREQVAHVLSGEFELTVDGETRVLKPGVVAVIPPYAKHGGQAITDCQLLDVFHPEREDYKF, encoded by the coding sequence ATGTCGTTTATACAAATTGAAGACCTGCCTTCAAAAGAGATTGTCAAGGGTTACCACGCAAGAACAGTGCACACCGGCACGATGAGTTTTGTTTATTGGACCGTGGAAGCCGGTTACGGCATTCCCGAACATTCGCACCCGCGTGAACAGGTGGCGCATGTTTTATCGGGAGAATTTGAATTAACGGTTGACGGTGAAACGAGGGTTTTAAAACCCGGAGTTGTTGCGGTCATTCCGCCGTACGCAAAGCACGGCGGCCAAGCCATTACGGACTGTCAGTTGCTTGACGTGTTTCACCCAGAACGGGAAGATTATAAGTTTTGA
- a CDS encoding YqjF family protein, which translates to MPQPFLTAKWQNLVMANYPIEASILKAYLPCSTELDAFNGIHYVSLVGFLFARTKVMGLSIPFHRTFEEVNLRFYVRYKDGDEWKRGVVFLKEIVPRRAISFVANILYGENYSTRNMKHNWKLDEENLEVGYFWKVAGEWNYLKAKAEKEPEDWVKGSAEEFITEHYWGYTFVNEKCSGTYQVSHPRWKIHKVIEHDIFCNAEKLYGPAFGNVLKQEPSSVFLAAGSEISVMKGTKIFAP; encoded by the coding sequence ATGCCCCAACCGTTTTTAACCGCCAAATGGCAAAACCTCGTGATGGCAAATTATCCTATTGAGGCTTCAATTCTAAAAGCTTATTTACCCTGCAGCACAGAGTTGGATGCTTTCAACGGTATTCATTACGTAAGCCTTGTGGGATTTCTCTTTGCCCGTACAAAAGTTATGGGGTTGTCCATTCCCTTTCACCGCACATTTGAAGAAGTGAATTTGCGTTTTTACGTTCGTTACAAAGATGGCGACGAATGGAAAAGAGGCGTTGTTTTTCTGAAAGAAATCGTTCCGCGTCGCGCCATTTCTTTTGTTGCAAACATTTTATACGGTGAGAATTATTCGACGCGTAACATGAAACATAACTGGAAACTTGATGAAGAAAATTTGGAAGTTGGATATTTTTGGAAGGTAGCCGGCGAATGGAATTATCTCAAAGCAAAAGCAGAAAAAGAGCCGGAAGATTGGGTTAAAGGCTCGGCAGAGGAGTTCATCACGGAGCATTACTGGGGTTATACATTCGTGAACGAAAAATGCAGCGGCACTTACCAGGTTTCTCATCCGCGATGGAAGATTCATAAAGTGATTGAGCACGATATTTTCTGCAATGCAGAAAAGCTTTACGGGCCTGCATTCGGAAATGTATTGAAGCAAGAACCTTCATCGGTTTTTCTGGCTGCGGGTTCGGAAATAAGCGTGATGAAAGGCACAAAAATTTTTGCACCGTAA
- a CDS encoding short-chain dehydrogenase produces the protein MTVEQIETFLAKETVPQGKIIRFEMKKRNPVRGLIVKGRDYNELKGKNFWRIVTQTHLAEYSKSQNINLAKIFSGTEFAKLSLVSNKAED, from the coding sequence ATGACAGTAGAACAAATCGAAACATTTTTAGCAAAGGAAACAGTTCCTCAGGGAAAGATCATTCGCTTTGAAATGAAGAAAAGAAACCCCGTTCGGGGATTGATTGTAAAAGGCAGGGATTACAACGAATTGAAGGGAAAAAATTTCTGGCGCATCGTTACGCAAACACATCTTGCTGAGTATAGCAAATCCCAAAATATCAACCTGGCAAAAATTTTCAGCGGAACAGAGTTTGCCAAGCTTTCGTTGGTAAGCAACAAAGCCGAAGACTAA
- a CDS encoding YceI family protein has protein sequence MAITWKIDPAHSEVQFKVKHLMITTVTGYFKQFDLEVITESDDFATASKIEFTADINSIDTNNQQRDTHLKSADFFDADNHGQLKFVGKKYEANGDEAKLHGDLTIRGVTKPITLNVEFGGIVVDPYGQTKAGFTVSGKISRKEFGLIWNAVTEAGSVVVSDEIRVHCEIQVVKQG, from the coding sequence ATGGCAATTACATGGAAGATCGACCCCGCACACTCCGAGGTTCAGTTCAAAGTCAAGCACTTGATGATTACGACTGTGACCGGTTACTTCAAGCAATTTGATTTGGAAGTGATTACAGAATCAGACGACTTTGCAACGGCGTCAAAAATTGAGTTCACTGCCGACATCAACTCGATAGACACCAACAATCAGCAGCGCGACACACACCTTAAGTCGGCTGACTTTTTCGACGCAGACAATCACGGACAATTAAAATTTGTTGGAAAGAAATACGAGGCAAACGGAGACGAAGCAAAGCTGCACGGCGATTTGACCATCCGCGGTGTGACCAAACCCATTACGCTGAACGTTGAATTTGGCGGCATCGTGGTGGACCCATACGGGCAAACCAAAGCCGGTTTCACCGTGAGCGGGAAAATCAGTCGTAAAGAATTTGGTTTGATTTGGAATGCCGTAACCGAAGCCGGAAGCGTTGTTGTAAGTGACGAAATCCGTGTTCATTGCGAAATACAAGTCGTGAAGCAGGGATAA
- a CDS encoding metallophosphatase domain-containing protein — protein MKIVALSDTHSRHRLLKLPKGDVLLHAGDVSYHGDKREIEDFLQWFGQLPFSFKIFIAGNHDFFFEREKLSAIKKMLPPTVHYLMDEEVSINGIKIWGSPYTPKFYRWAFNKQRGEPLAEQWKKIPADVDVLLTHGPVYGILDLTPNEQHAGDKDLLREVLRVKPKAHVCGHIHESYGMVKRHGIKFINACVLNEAYELVHKPILFEV, from the coding sequence TTGAAAATTGTTGCCCTGTCCGATACACATTCGCGTCACCGTCTTTTAAAATTACCCAAGGGAGATGTGTTGCTTCACGCCGGCGACGTGAGCTATCACGGCGACAAGCGGGAGATTGAAGATTTTCTTCAATGGTTTGGTCAATTGCCTTTTTCTTTTAAAATCTTCATTGCGGGCAACCATGATTTCTTTTTTGAAAGAGAAAAGCTAAGTGCGATTAAGAAGATGTTGCCGCCCACGGTCCATTATTTAATGGATGAAGAGGTATCAATAAACGGAATCAAGATCTGGGGTTCGCCTTATACGCCTAAGTTTTATCGCTGGGCCTTCAACAAGCAACGCGGTGAACCTTTGGCTGAACAATGGAAAAAAATTCCGGCTGACGTTGACGTTCTGCTGACGCACGGGCCTGTTTACGGAATTCTGGACCTCACGCCGAACGAGCAACATGCGGGTGATAAAGACTTGCTTCGGGAAGTGCTGCGTGTAAAACCCAAGGCGCATGTATGCGGCCACATCCACGAATCTTACGGCATGGTAAAACGCCACGGCATAAAATTTATAAACGCATGTGTATTGAACGAAGCTTACGAGTTGGTACACAAACCAATTTTGTTTGAAGTCTGA
- a CDS encoding TonB-dependent receptor: MKFFCTSFLLFSFLVVRAQENDTTKANRLETVVIKAFERTRKLKELAAAENYINYQDLEKFGSNSIVQAINATPGIRMEERSPGSYRLNIRGSSLRSPFGVRNVKIYYNDLPFTDPGGNSYLNALGNYNFNSLEIIKGPGSSVYGAGTGGVMLIESVNPNEANNVFAETTTGSFGLRNFYASATVGADEAKNKFGFQHMQSEGYRFHSALERNIFSWNGRFTTKKAVLKTTFLYSRLFYETPGALTKAEYDAEPRAARPAAGGFPAAAQSKASINENTFLAGASFSQKFSESFSNTTSAYGMFTELNNPAIRNYGRNLEPHVGGRTVFRVEKNLHQVNFHLVTGAEWQQNFSSISVYKNRNGGRDSLQSADDIPIRQSLLFLQGSFEKNGWELSVGGSVNYLQVKIKHGYPLPSPEQQRDFSAQFEPRVSLAKKWKTLSVYSSIAKGFSPPASTELLPSGSSLNLSLNAEEGTNYDAGFKGGFKEFSFDVNAFLFRLQNTIVQRRDASGGDFYTNAGSTLQKGIETSLNYPVLKSFSFVQKGSFWFSHTWHLFRYKEFKQLSADYSGNRLPGEAPHTISTGVDAKTKSGWLATVSYFFSDKIPLNDANSDYANAYHLLQVRVGFEKLFAVQWRVKIVAGGENLLNAKYSLGNDINAAGGRYYNAAATRNFYLSLTVQCLFAKESE; encoded by the coding sequence ATGAAATTTTTTTGCACGAGTTTTCTACTGTTTAGTTTTTTGGTTGTTCGTGCGCAAGAAAACGACACAACAAAAGCGAATCGATTAGAGACTGTTGTTATTAAAGCCTTTGAGCGGACACGAAAACTAAAAGAACTTGCTGCTGCCGAGAATTATATCAATTACCAGGATCTCGAAAAATTTGGCAGCAATTCAATTGTACAAGCGATTAACGCAACCCCCGGCATTCGAATGGAAGAGCGGTCTCCCGGAAGTTATCGTCTGAACATTCGTGGCAGCTCGTTGCGGTCGCCGTTTGGTGTGCGCAACGTAAAGATTTATTACAACGATCTGCCGTTTACGGATCCCGGCGGCAACAGTTACCTGAATGCATTGGGCAATTACAATTTTAATTCTCTCGAAATCATTAAAGGACCGGGCAGTAGTGTTTACGGTGCGGGAACCGGCGGTGTAATGCTGATTGAAAGCGTGAACCCCAATGAAGCGAACAATGTTTTTGCGGAAACAACCACAGGAAGTTTTGGCCTTCGCAATTTTTACGCATCAGCAACGGTTGGTGCGGACGAAGCAAAGAACAAGTTTGGCTTTCAGCACATGCAAAGCGAAGGCTACCGCTTTCATTCAGCATTGGAAAGAAATATTTTTAGTTGGAACGGACGGTTTACCACGAAAAAAGCCGTTTTGAAAACAACCTTTTTATACAGCCGTCTTTTTTACGAAACACCCGGCGCTTTAACCAAAGCCGAATACGATGCCGAACCGAGAGCCGCAAGGCCGGCCGCGGGAGGCTTTCCGGCTGCAGCGCAAAGCAAGGCATCCATAAACGAGAACACATTTTTAGCAGGCGCCAGCTTCAGTCAAAAATTTTCTGAAAGCTTTTCCAATACTACGTCTGCTTACGGCATGTTTACTGAATTAAATAATCCCGCTATTCGCAATTACGGCAGAAACCTGGAGCCTCATGTTGGTGGACGAACTGTTTTTCGCGTTGAGAAAAACCTTCATCAAGTCAATTTTCATTTGGTCACCGGCGCCGAATGGCAGCAAAATTTTTCAAGCATTTCCGTTTATAAAAATCGCAACGGAGGGAGAGATTCGCTACAAAGCGCGGACGATATTCCCATTCGGCAATCGCTTCTTTTCTTGCAGGGAAGTTTTGAAAAAAACGGTTGGGAATTATCTGTAGGCGGGAGCGTCAATTATTTGCAGGTGAAAATAAAGCATGGCTATCCTTTGCCTTCGCCAGAGCAACAACGCGATTTTTCGGCGCAATTCGAGCCGCGTGTTTCGCTGGCAAAAAAGTGGAAAACCCTCTCGGTTTATTCAAGCATTGCAAAGGGCTTCTCTCCTCCTGCTTCAACAGAGTTATTACCCAGCGGAAGCAGCCTTAATCTATCGCTGAACGCCGAAGAAGGAACGAATTACGATGCAGGTTTCAAAGGCGGGTTCAAAGAGTTTTCGTTTGATGTAAATGCTTTTCTTTTTCGCTTGCAAAATACCATCGTACAACGGCGCGACGCAAGTGGCGGCGATTTTTACACCAATGCCGGCAGCACGTTGCAAAAAGGAATTGAAACATCGCTAAACTATCCGGTTTTAAAATCTTTTTCCTTCGTGCAAAAAGGCTCGTTCTGGTTCAGTCACACCTGGCATCTTTTCCGGTACAAAGAATTTAAGCAACTCAGCGCCGATTATTCCGGCAACCGTTTGCCCGGCGAAGCGCCGCACACCATTTCAACCGGCGTTGATGCAAAGACGAAAAGCGGATGGCTTGCCACCGTCAGTTATTTCTTTAGTGATAAGATTCCGTTGAACGATGCCAACAGCGACTACGCAAACGCCTACCATTTGCTGCAGGTCCGGGTTGGTTTTGAAAAACTCTTTGCCGTGCAATGGCGGGTCAAAATCGTTGCCGGTGGTGAAAATTTGCTCAACGCAAAATACAGCCTGGGCAACGACATCAACGCTGCGGGCGGCCGCTATTACAACGCTGCGGCAACACGCAACTTCTATCTGTCGCTCACGGTGCAATGCTTGTTTGCTAAAGAAAGCGAATGA
- a CDS encoding YpdA family putative bacillithiol disulfide reductase, with protein sequence MTTHYSLIIIGGGPIGMACALEAEKKGIRYLILEKGTLVNSLYNYPVNMTFFSTSERLEIGGVPFVSNNPKPRRAEALEYYRRVAQDNRINIHLFEEVLEVKQTGEKKQPPFQIITSKSIYTAGNIIIATGFYDIPYLLNIPGENLPKVKHYYDDPHYYAFQKVVVVGAQNSAVDAALETWRKGAEVTMVVRKPEIGQRVKYWVRPDIENRIKEGSIKAYFNSCLKEIRENEVVIQTPEEEIVLPNDWVLSLTGYQPNLSFLKNIGIELSNDDVRKPAYNEETHETNVPGIYLAGVICGGMNTHRLFIENSREHAQKILAHIASKS encoded by the coding sequence TTGACGACACACTATTCTCTCATTATCATCGGTGGCGGACCCATTGGAATGGCCTGCGCATTGGAGGCAGAAAAAAAAGGGATTCGCTATTTAATTCTGGAAAAAGGAACACTTGTTAATTCGCTTTACAATTATCCGGTAAACATGACCTTCTTTTCTACATCCGAACGCTTGGAAATTGGCGGCGTACCTTTTGTTAGCAACAACCCCAAACCAAGGCGAGCAGAAGCGTTGGAATATTATCGTCGCGTGGCGCAGGATAACCGCATCAACATTCATTTGTTTGAAGAAGTTTTGGAAGTAAAACAGACAGGAGAAAAGAAGCAACCGCCGTTTCAAATCATAACCAGCAAGTCAATCTATACAGCCGGCAATATTATTATTGCAACGGGTTTTTATGACATCCCTTACCTGCTAAATATTCCCGGCGAAAATTTGCCAAAAGTGAAGCACTACTACGATGACCCGCACTACTACGCCTTTCAAAAAGTAGTGGTTGTGGGTGCGCAAAATTCCGCTGTGGATGCGGCGCTTGAAACCTGGCGCAAAGGTGCAGAAGTAACGATGGTAGTGCGCAAGCCCGAAATTGGGCAACGGGTAAAATATTGGGTACGCCCCGATATTGAAAACCGCATTAAAGAAGGATCGATCAAGGCTTACTTTAATTCCTGTTTAAAAGAAATCCGGGAGAACGAAGTTGTCATTCAGACGCCGGAAGAAGAAATCGTTTTGCCAAACGATTGGGTGCTTTCCTTAACGGGTTATCAACCCAATCTTTCTTTTCTTAAAAATATTGGAATTGAATTAAGTAACGATGACGTGAGGAAACCTGCTTACAACGAAGAGACGCACGAAACAAACGTCCCGGGAATTTACCTGGCCGGTGTTATTTGCGGCGGCATGAACACGCACCGTCTTTTCATTGAAAATTCAAGGGAACATGCGCAAAAAATTTTGGCGCACATCGCTTCAAAATCTTAG
- a CDS encoding nucleoside-diphosphate kinase, which translates to MSNRTFTMIKPDAMKNGHAGAILDKIIKSGFKIVALKQTKLSTEKAGEFYEVHKERPFYGELTKFMSSGLIIAAILEKENAVADFRTLIGATDPAKADEGTIRKLFATSLGENAVHGSDSDENAKIEGDFFFSGLERF; encoded by the coding sequence ATGAGCAACAGAACCTTCACCATGATAAAGCCCGACGCCATGAAGAACGGTCATGCCGGCGCTATTTTGGATAAGATTATTAAATCCGGTTTTAAGATCGTTGCATTGAAGCAAACAAAATTGTCAACCGAAAAAGCCGGTGAGTTTTACGAAGTGCACAAAGAGCGTCCCTTTTACGGGGAGTTGACAAAGTTTATGAGCAGCGGCTTAATCATTGCGGCCATACTGGAGAAGGAAAACGCGGTAGCCGATTTTAGAACTTTGATTGGCGCAACCGATCCCGCAAAAGCCGACGAAGGAACGATTCGCAAACTGTTTGCAACCTCGCTTGGCGAGAACGCCGTGCACGGCAGCGACAGCGATGAGAACGCAAAAATTGAAGGCGACTTTTTCTTCAGCGGGCTTGAAAGGTTTTAA
- a CDS encoding TraB/GumN family protein has translation MKKLALLSFLFAATGLVACGQKTKSAPRVASTENTLLWRISGKNLSKPSYLFGTMHLLCGDDIALSDSLKAAIQNSDNVYLELEMDNLFEMMGAMQHMSMKGDTTLADLLSKQEYQKVKTYFEANSTMLPFSMLETFKPMLAASLIAEQQSKTTCDNMVAMESLIMEEAKSADKKIKGLETMNYQLSIFDKIPYKLQAKQLYDMISKTKDTTESHELAVLTDAYRNQQLDKLGEMTVKEDMGMKNFTELFLYNRNANWAKKLNELMPGKSLVVAVGAGHLPGKKGVISLLRQEGYKVEPVKNEMVKKGKSI, from the coding sequence ATGAAAAAACTTGCCTTGCTTTCTTTTTTGTTTGCGGCCACGGGCCTTGTGGCTTGCGGACAAAAAACAAAATCCGCACCCCGCGTAGCTTCCACTGAAAACACTCTGCTCTGGCGCATCAGCGGAAAAAACCTTTCCAAACCGTCTTACCTCTTTGGCACCATGCACCTGCTTTGCGGCGATGACATTGCGTTGAGCGATAGCCTCAAAGCTGCCATCCAAAATTCTGACAACGTTTACCTGGAACTTGAGATGGACAATCTTTTTGAAATGATGGGCGCCATGCAGCACATGAGCATGAAAGGCGATACCACGCTGGCCGATCTGCTTTCGAAACAGGAATACCAAAAAGTGAAAACATATTTTGAAGCGAACAGCACAATGCTTCCTTTCTCAATGTTGGAAACGTTTAAGCCAATGCTTGCTGCGTCGCTGATTGCCGAACAACAATCCAAAACAACCTGCGACAACATGGTGGCCATGGAAAGCCTGATCATGGAAGAAGCCAAAAGCGCCGACAAAAAAATCAAAGGGCTTGAAACCATGAACTACCAGTTGAGCATTTTTGATAAAATTCCGTACAAGCTGCAGGCAAAACAGTTGTACGACATGATTAGCAAAACAAAGGATACAACCGAAAGCCACGAGTTGGCAGTCCTTACCGATGCTTACCGCAACCAGCAACTGGACAAGCTGGGCGAAATGACGGTGAAAGAAGACATGGGCATGAAAAATTTCACTGAGCTTTTCCTGTACAACCGCAACGCGAACTGGGCGAAGAAACTCAACGAGTTGATGCCCGGCAAATCTTTGGTTGTGGCCGTTGGCGCGGGCCATTTACCGGGAAAAAAGGGCGTTATTAGTCTGCTTCGTCAAGAGGGTTACAAAGTGGAGCCGGTAAAAAACGAGATGGTGAAGAAGGGCAAGTCAATTTAG
- a CDS encoding acyl-CoA desaturase: MFAILLFLVLHWYLSLFAQSFFHHRYAAHRAFTMSKGWEKFFFAYSFVTQGSSYMSPRVYAILHRIHHAYTDTELDPHSPSFDKNWISMMWRTSFTYVQIMKEKMVIEERFLKNVPQKNWLDWWGNTWYSRILWSGVYVWFYVVFAPSAWWYLLIPVHILMGPIHGMVINWFAHKYGRVNFETDNTSKNLFKVDVLMLGEGYHNNHHKFPSRSNFAVKKGEFDPVYPVIALFHKLKIVKINNVVA; encoded by the coding sequence ATGTTCGCAATTCTTCTTTTTTTGGTGCTGCATTGGTATTTGTCGCTGTTTGCACAATCGTTTTTTCACCACCGTTACGCCGCTCACCGCGCCTTTACGATGAGCAAAGGATGGGAGAAGTTTTTCTTTGCCTATTCATTTGTTACGCAAGGCTCTTCTTACATGAGTCCGCGGGTTTACGCCATCCTCCACCGCATTCACCACGCTTACACCGATACGGAACTCGACCCCCACTCGCCATCCTTTGACAAAAATTGGATCAGCATGATGTGGCGCACCTCTTTTACCTATGTACAAATCATGAAGGAAAAGATGGTCATTGAAGAACGCTTTTTGAAGAACGTTCCGCAAAAAAATTGGTTGGACTGGTGGGGCAATACCTGGTATTCGCGCATTCTTTGGTCAGGCGTTTATGTTTGGTTTTATGTTGTCTTTGCACCGTCGGCCTGGTGGTATTTATTGATTCCCGTGCACATTTTAATGGGGCCCATTCACGGCATGGTCATCAACTGGTTTGCGCACAAATACGGCCGGGTAAATTTTGAAACCGACAACACGTCAAAAAACCTTTTTAAGGTTGACGTGCTGATGCTCGGCGAAGGTTATCACAACAATCACCACAAGTTTCCTTCGCGCAGCAATTTTGCGGTGAAGAAAGGCGAATTCGATCCCGTTTATCCTGTTATCGCTTTATTTCACAAGCTAAAAATTGTGAAAATAAACAACGTCGTAGCCTAA